The sequence below is a genomic window from Thioalkalivibrio sp. ALJ12.
CGCCCGGAACATGTGCAGATAGACCACCACGAAGAACATCGAGGCGCCTGTGGAGTGCATGTAGCGGATCAGCCAGCCCCATTCCACGTCGCGCATGATGTACTCGACCGACGCAAAGGCCAGCTCGGCATCAGGCTTGTAGAACATGGTCAGGAAGATGCCGGAGACGATCTGAATGACCAGCACCAGCAGGGCGAGGGAGCCGAAGAAATACCAGAAGTTGAAGTTCTTCGGCGTGTAATACTGAGCCAGATGTTCGTTCCACATCTGGGACAGGGGGAAGCGGGCGTCAACCCAGCCCAGCAGCCCACCCTGCCACTTTTCCGCGGGATTACCGGCCATCAGACAGCTCCTCCGTCTTCATCTTCACCCACGAGCAGCAGGTTGTCCGTGATGTAGTGGTGCGGCGGCACCTCGAGGTTGTCGACCGCCGGCATGTTGCGATAGACGCGACCGGCCATGTCGAAGCGGGAACCGTGGCAACCGCACAGCCAGCCGCCCTGCCAGTCGGAGCCCATGCCGGGATCGCCGATCTCCGGACGGAACGACGGCGAGCACCCGAGGTGAGTGCAGATCCCGATCAGCACCAGGATTTCCGGCTTGATCGAGCGATGCTCGTTCTGCGCGTATTCCGGCTGCTGGGCCTCGTTCTCGGAATCCGGATCGCGCAGGCGATCGGTCACCTGGGACAAACCATCCAGCATTTCGTCGGTACGCCGCACGATCCAGATCGGCTGTCCACGCCACTCGATGCTGACGCGCTGGCCGGCCTCGACCTCGGTCACGTCGAACTCGACCGGAGCCCCTGCTGCCTGAGCGCGAGCGCTGGGCTGCAAGGACGCCAGGAACGGGGTCGCGACCGCTGCGACACCGGCACCGCCGACGACTGTCGTCGCGGCGACGAGGAACCGGCGACGGCCTCGATTTACGCCTTGGTTTGCCATGTTTGTCTCTCCAAACAACGTGTTGAAATCGTGTCTCGGCAGCCACTCGATACGCGGACGAGGGTGCGGAGATGCCCGCAGACTGCCCCGTGAGCGCGCCGCCCTGGGCGCGCTCACGGGCGAACGGGCAGGCCACCGCGGGGCGGCCAGTAAAATCCGATAGAATTCCCGAACACGCTAATAAGGTCAAGTAGGTGAACGCCTTAAGACCGGGCGGACGGCGTCGCCAGACGCGCCCAATCGATCATAAGTTATTCATGATAAAGGCGGGATTTCAGCGCCCCCGGCAAGAGCAGATTGCCCCGCGAATGTGCGCTCGCCGGGGCGCCGGTCAGGCAGGGTTGTCGATGTCGATGAACCGGTGCTCCAGACCGAAACGTTCGGCGCACCATTCCCCCAGGGCAGGCGCCCCGTAGCGCTCGGTCGCATGATGCCCCGCGGCGAAGTAGTGCACCCCGCTCTCGCGCGCCTCGTGAGTGGTCTGCTCGGAAATCTCGCCACTGATATAGGCATCCACACCCTGCGCCGCCGCCTCCATCAGTAATGACTGCGCCCCGCCAGTGCACCAGGCAACGCGCCGAATCGGCCGCTCGCCGCCCGGCACCCACAGACACTCGCGCCCCAGCACGGCGGAGATGTGGTCGCGCAGGTCCGCCCCCGACACCTCGGCGGCAGAACGACCGTACTGGCCCACGCCGTCCTCGCGCAGCACCCCCTCGATCGCGAATCCGAGGCGATTGGCCAGTTGGGTGTTGTTGCCCAGCTCCGGATGCGCATCCAGCGGCAGGTGGTAGGCCACCAGATTGATCTCGTGCTCCAGCAGCCGGCGCAGGCGTTCACGCTTCATGCCAGTAACCACCTCTGGCTCGCCCTTCCAGAAATAGCCGTGATGCACCAGGATCGTGTCGGCCCCGTCCTCGATCGCGGCCTCGACCAGCGCCAGCGATGCCGTCACCCCGCTGACGATGCGGCGCACCTCGGCCCGCCCCTCTACCTGCAACCCGTTCGGACAATAGTCGCGAAAGCGCTCCGGCTGGAGCTCCTCGTTCAGGACCTGCATTAATACGTCACGTTCGATCACGATCGGTTCTCCGGCTGGACCGGGATCGGCGGCTGTGCAGCCCATCCCATTTCGGTATATTCACTATATGGTGAATTTCTCGCGTTTCCTGCTGCAAGCGGCCCTGACCGGCGTGGCGATCGCCGTGGTCGTCGCCGTGTTCTTTCCGCATGTGCTTGACCGCGACCGGGGCGAGCAGGCGGAGCTGCAAGTCGCCGCCCCGCTCTCCACGACCAGCAGTGCCGCGCTCAGCTACGCCGACGGGGTCGAGCGGGCCGCGCCGGCCGTGGTCAACATCATGACCTCGCGCGTGCTCGACACCCCCGGCATCCTCGACCTGCACGAGTTCTTTGGCCAGCCCGTGCCCCCGGGCGATACCGAGCAGGCCAGCCTGGGTTCCGGCGTCATCATGACCGATCGGGGCCATATCCTGACCAACCACCACGTGATCGAGGAGGCCGACGCGATCGCTGTGGTCCTGCCCAATGGCGACGCCCATCCGGCCGAGATTATCGGCATCGACCCCGATACCGACCTCGCCGTCCTGCGCATCCGCACCGACGACGTGGCCGTGGCCACGGTTGGCCACTCCCGCGAGCTGCGGGTCGGTGACGTCGTGCTCGCGATCGGCAACCCCTTCGGTGTCGGGCAGACCGTGACCCAGGGGATCGTCTCCGCCACCGGGCGCAACCAGCTCGGGATCAACACCTTCGAGGACTTCATTCAGACCGACGCGGCGATCAACCCCGGCAACTCCGGTGGCGCACTGATCAATGCCAAGGGCGAGGTAATCGGCATCAATACCGCGATCTTCTCGCGCTCCGGGGGGTCCCATGGCATTGGCTTCGCGATCCCGGTGGACCTCGCCCGCGACGTAATGACCGAGATCATCGAACAAGGCTATGTCTCCCGCGGCTGGCTGGGGATCGAAGTCCAGGCGATGAACCGCGAACTGGCCGACTCCTTCGGGCTGGATGCCCCACGCGGGGTCCTGGTCGCCGGCATCCTGCGTGACGGCCCCGCCCAGGAGGCCGGCATCGAGATCGGCGACGTAATCACCCACCTCAATGACGACGCGCTCAACAGCCCGCGCGAGGCCCTGAATGTCATTGCACGGACCGATCCGGGCGCCGAACTGACGATCAAACTCCTGCGCGACGGCGAGGAAGTCGAGCTCGAGGCCACTGTCGCCCAGCGCCCGATCTGATACCCAATGGCACCTCCCGGATGTCCGGGAGGCGCCCCTTTCTCTACCCGTTGGCCGGGGAACTGACCGTGGTCAGTATGGCCGTGACCAGCAACACCAGCCCCACCAGTCCGATCTCCATCGCGATACTGCGCCGGAGGCGCTGCGGGGCCCGGGGCTCGCCCCGCTCGAAGGCGGGCACCAGGCGCCACTTGTTGGACGCCGCCAGCAGCAGGAGCAGGGCCACAATCAGCACCTTGCCGATCAGGAACTGCCCGTAGCCGGTAGTGAGCAGTGGCGTGACCCCGCCGAGCAGAAGCGCAGCCAGGACAACGCCCGCGAGCACCAGCAGGCCAACCCCGAACACCGCCACCCGACCGAAGCGATCCAGGATGCGTACGGCATCCGCTCCGCCAGCTGGGTGTCCTGCCAGGCGATACAGGGGCCATAACGAACCAATCCAGAATGCAGCCGCCAGCAGGTGCAGCACCAGCAGCCCGCCGAGCAACCAGCGGGGTTCGTCGACCGTGTGCCCGACCTGGACTAAGGCGAGCATGACCAGCAACACGCCTCCGAGACTCAAGCCATGCCCGAGCCCCGGCAGGCGCCGGGCATCCAGCAAGATCGCCTGTACCAGCAGCAAGCCACTCACGGCGAGGATTAGCTGAGTCCCCTGCGCGCCCTCGAATACCATGCCGAGCAGCATGGGGTCGACTGCGGCGGCACCATTGCCACCCCCGAGATACCCGGCCTGCAGCGGCCACTCGATCACGGCCAGCACGATCGCGGCCCAGGCCGCGATCGCCCCCGTGCGGCTGGCCGCCCGACGTTCCGGATCGGGCAGATCCGGAAACGCCAGGCGAAACAGCACCGCCCCGGCCGCCAGCAAGGCACCGGCATAGAAGCCGGCCGCCACCAGGATCATGGCGACCGTCCAGGCATCCACACCGGCAAGCGCAGACAGCCAGGCCACGGCTCAGTCCTCCACCGTAAAGCGGAAGGTCCCGGACATCATGTGGCCGTCACGAGCCAGGCCGCGCCAGCGCACCTCGTAACGACCCGGTTCCAGGTCGCCGGCCGGGCGCACATGGTATTCCTCGGTCGGGTCATTGCCGGGCTGGTCTTCCAGGGAGACCCGGCCACGCGGGCCGATCACGTCGAACTGGGTAATGCGCATCGCGCCATCGAAGTGAATCCCGATCTCCTCCGGGGTCCCCTGCACCGTGGAGCCGTCCTCGGGCACATGCCCCATCTCGCCCTCGTGAGCCAGCAGGGGCGCGGCGACAGCCAGCAGCAGGGCCGCAAGGGCGGAACGCAGGGTATTACGGGTACGAATCGTCATCATGATTGAGTGTCCTCTTTGTTAAGTGCAGTCGTGTCGTCTTAGAGTCCGCCGGCCGCAGGCCACCGGGGGCCGCCTTGCGGCGGTCCCGGTGCCCGCACCGGTGGAAACTCAGTGGTTATGGCCTCCGTGGCCGTTGTGTCCTCCATGCCCGCCATGGGCATCGCGACTGGGGGTCGGGAGCCCGTCGGAATCCGCACCCGCGACCTTGCCGCGGCGCACCGGACTACCGAAGTCGGGGT
It includes:
- the petA gene encoding ubiquinol-cytochrome c reductase iron-sulfur subunit produces the protein MANQGVNRGRRRFLVAATTVVGGAGVAAVATPFLASLQPSARAQAAGAPVEFDVTEVEAGQRVSIEWRGQPIWIVRRTDEMLDGLSQVTDRLRDPDSENEAQQPEYAQNEHRSIKPEILVLIGICTHLGCSPSFRPEIGDPGMGSDWQGGWLCGCHGSRFDMAGRVYRNMPAVDNLEVPPHHYITDNLLLVGEDEDGGAV
- a CDS encoding Nif3-like dinuclear metal center hexameric protein gives rise to the protein MIERDVLMQVLNEELQPERFRDYCPNGLQVEGRAEVRRIVSGVTASLALVEAAIEDGADTILVHHGYFWKGEPEVVTGMKRERLRRLLEHEINLVAYHLPLDAHPELGNNTQLANRLGFAIEGVLREDGVGQYGRSAAEVSGADLRDHISAVLGRECLWVPGGERPIRRVAWCTGGAQSLLMEAAAQGVDAYISGEISEQTTHEARESGVHYFAAGHHATERYGAPALGEWCAERFGLEHRFIDIDNPA
- a CDS encoding S1C family serine protease, with product MVNFSRFLLQAALTGVAIAVVVAVFFPHVLDRDRGEQAELQVAAPLSTTSSAALSYADGVERAAPAVVNIMTSRVLDTPGILDLHEFFGQPVPPGDTEQASLGSGVIMTDRGHILTNHHVIEEADAIAVVLPNGDAHPAEIIGIDPDTDLAVLRIRTDDVAVATVGHSRELRVGDVVLAIGNPFGVGQTVTQGIVSATGRNQLGINTFEDFIQTDAAINPGNSGGALINAKGEVIGINTAIFSRSGGSHGIGFAIPVDLARDVMTEIIEQGYVSRGWLGIEVQAMNRELADSFGLDAPRGVLVAGILRDGPAQEAGIEIGDVITHLNDDALNSPREALNVIARTDPGAELTIKLLRDGEEVELEATVAQRPI
- a CDS encoding copper resistance D family protein; translated protein: MAWLSALAGVDAWTVAMILVAAGFYAGALLAAGAVLFRLAFPDLPDPERRAASRTGAIAAWAAIVLAVIEWPLQAGYLGGGNGAAAVDPMLLGMVFEGAQGTQLILAVSGLLLVQAILLDARRLPGLGHGLSLGGVLLVMLALVQVGHTVDEPRWLLGGLLVLHLLAAAFWIGSLWPLYRLAGHPAGGADAVRILDRFGRVAVFGVGLLVLAGVVLAALLLGGVTPLLTTGYGQFLIGKVLIVALLLLLAASNKWRLVPAFERGEPRAPQRLRRSIAMEIGLVGLVLLVTAILTTVSSPANG
- a CDS encoding copper resistance CopC family protein: MMTIRTRNTLRSALAALLLAVAAPLLAHEGEMGHVPEDGSTVQGTPEEIGIHFDGAMRITQFDVIGPRGRVSLEDQPGNDPTEEYHVRPAGDLEPGRYEVRWRGLARDGHMMSGTFRFTVED